The sequence below is a genomic window from Lujinxingia litoralis.
GGATAAGGGCGGTGTCAGCGGAAGGGAGGCGAGGGGGGAAGACTTGAAGGAAAAGGAGCGTCTGACAGCCGACATCAGGCGATCCTTTTGTGTTGTGTGAAATGATTTAAGATGATTTTTTGGTTGCGTGTGTCTTGGTTGTTTTAAGTCTTAAAACTCACAAGCGGCACCCATGCAACTCCATTCAGCATCGCTGCATTCATCATTGTTCTCGCAGAGACGAGTGCAATAGGTATCGGTATTGGTTGCAATGCACCATCCTTCTTCACATGGAGCGCACACTCCCGTCACTCCTGGGGTGAAGTGGCAAGCGGAAGGGCATGCCTCTCCTGTGCGATAGACTTCGGTATCGGATTCTTCGTCAGCATCTGTATCGGATTCGGCGTCCGGACCGGCGTCGATTTGCGAGGCGTCGGTGTTGTCTTTGACGGGATCGTTGCTGCCGCAGGCTAAGGTTGTTGTGAGGAGGAGGGTGATGGCGAGGGTAGATATGAGGGGTTGGAGGCGGGTAAAAAGCATGGGGGCTCCTGAGCTGTTGGAGATTGGTTGTTGAGTCAATTGCTCATATTGAAATGAATTGGTTGGCACGCTTCCCGGGTGGTTGTTTGCCACAAGATGGTCCATCTGAAGGGTTGTGTTTAGATAGCCCTTTAGATGGACCTTTTGGGTTACTCTTCTACCCAGTGGAGGTTCAATGTGGCGCGCTCTATTTTATACCAATCTGTACATTGGGCAGCGTAGACGCGGGCTTCCCAGTAGGCATGATCGACACCCTGGTAAAATGGGCCATAGATGCCCTGGTGAGTCTGGCCGGACGGGATTCCGGTGGAAAATGGCAGATAGACATATGTGTTTAAAGACGGTTCATAAAGATACGCGCCCACTTCCAAGGGGCACCCATAGTTCATTCCTGCTGGGTTTTCAACGGCGACAACTTTTACGTGTTTATAGGGGTTGCATCCAATAAACGAGGACCTCAGGAAGTTGCCTCGATAAAGGAGCATGTCATTGCCGCGGTCTGTTACTTTATCAAGTCGCACTGGGATAACGCCAGACGGTTGGCATGGTTCTTTGATTGTGAAGCATTTCGTGTTTGATGTTTTGGTGGTGTTGCCAATGACTTTCACTTGTACACACACCTCCTCCCCTTCGAGGTTCATGTTTTGCCAAGATGAGGGGAAGGGAATCTCTTTGATCTCTCGCGGCGAGGTCTGGAGGGGGGTATAGGTGTCGCCGAGGGAAAGTGTTTCTGTCGGGGCAGCCGGAGATGTGAAGACGATTTGGGTTGTGTAGCTAAGGCACTGCTGTGATTCGTAGATTAGATGATCACCCCTGATTCTGATCACGTCGTCAACATCTGGAGATGAGGGGGTGACGCTGCTGATGGATGGGGCGTAGTGGTTAGGGGCACCTCCGGTAACGGTGATCACTGGAGTGCTTAGGGTGTCGCCGTGCCAATTTTCTGCAACAGCGTAAATGTCGGTGCTAGCCCCAAAGGGGAGGCACGACAGGTAAGGGCGTAGTGACAATGTCGAGGGGATAGGCGGAATCTGTTGTGCTTCAACGAGAGTTTCGCTCAAGCCTCCATTGGAGCTGAAGATCTCTAGTTTCCTAAGGCCGTTGAGTGAGTCAATACCCACCACCTGGATGTCGAGATTGGTGCTTGCGCTGACCGTGAGGTTGGCGTCTGATTGGCCGTTTTTGACTCCTACGGCGTTTCCGAACCTGTCACTGACCTGCAAATCAATATACTCAGGAGGATAGCTACTGTGATGTGGTTTGCCCAGCAAAACGGTGAAGTATTCTTCAAGTGAGCCCTTATTGCCACACGGGCTTTGGGTCACGGTAACTTTGTACTCATGGCTGGCAAAGAGATCTTCAGGGGGGACGTTCGAGGGGGGATCCTCAAGCCAGTTCCAATGTCCTCGAAACTTCCCGAACTCCTCTTCGACCAGGTCGATTGTGGCTACTGTGTTGCCGTTCAGGCTAATTTCGGCGGCTGCGCTTCTTGGTTCACCCTTGACTAGGCACTGATAACCCGCGTCAGCGCAGTCCGAACAGTCGCAGGCGGCGCAGCACGCAAGCTCGATTTCCGGCCCGGTGTTCATTTTTTCGCCATTTCGAATGAATCCGATGATGGGTTCTCCGGTGAGCTGATCCTCATAATGTTGGGCGCCAAGTATGGTCAGTTTGCTTTCGCTGGAATCCACCACGGTCGTCGAGAGCTCTCCGAAAAGATGGACAACTCCGTTGCTCATAAGGACATGGCGTACGCCTAGTATGTCGCCATCGGAAAGAGCAACAGTGTTGAGCAGGTTGACTGTTGTGTTGTGCCCGGCGACCGCCTGTTGCTGTATTGGATTGCCGTTTAGAAAGATGATAATCGTGCCGGTGGCTACAGTTGAGTAGACGTTAAGAGTTCTTGTGCTTGGGCAGATCGGTCCTGCCAGGCGTGTGTGGTTTAATTCGATTTCAGTGACGTCTTCGGGGACGATTTCGACGGGGATAAATACGTCTGGTTTTTCACAGAGGCTGCTGGCTACCTCGAAGGTGTCAGTGGCGTTAAATGGAGGAGTGAAAAGGTTTACTTCTTCAAATCCTGTTACGTAATGGGTGAAGAGGGAGCCCGTTATGGTGTTGAAGAATTCATAGGTTGCGCCGACATGTAGCCCCTCTATGTAGAAGCGGTTTTCTGCCGGGTAAGCCCGTGCGGTTGTGGGTGGTGCCACGGGCTCATCTGCTAGGGCAATGTAGGCGTTGGTGGACATGGGCCCGATAACTTCATCGGGGGTGCCAGGACAGGAGACGAGATCAAATGAAACGGCATCACCGTTGGGGCCGAGGGGGGGGACATTGAGTGGCATTTTATCATGCCAGCGATCCGTTGCTTCTCCCTGCGCAATGATGTTGCCGTTTTGATGTGCTCGAACGAGTAAGTTTTGCCGTGTTCCCTTGGCGGTTACTCTTTTGCCACACTTCCATATGTCATAAGCGGCTATGGGCTTGGGCAGGGATGTTGCGGGAGGCAGGACAGGGCGAGGGGGCGAGGTGGGGCTGGCTTGTCCATTTAAGACTTGTCGGGTTGTCAGGTTTTGGCCCTCTTGTAGAGGCGGGGTCTGGAAAGTAACATGACTGCTTGGGTCGGGGGTGGCCTGAGCAACGAGGGCCCCGTTGACATAAAGTTCTGCGGTGGCGCCGTCCACGACGCCGGACGCGGAGACTAGCGTTCCACAGGTATATATTTGGCCAATATAGGGTGGTGATAGCGGAACCTGGAGTTCGTCTTCGGAGAATTTAAGCGTTTGGCTTAGGGTTTTTGATGGGATCGCCTGTGCAGGGGAGGGCTGGGGGCTCTCTTGTGGGTCAAGGCATCCCATTGTGGTCGTTAGTAGCGCGAATATGGAAATGGTGTGTTTTGATGTATTCCTTGGTTTCATGGTGTTCCTTGTGGTTTAAATTTGTTTTGGATTGTTGTGATGAAGGATTGACGTTTAATGGGTGAAGGTAGGGTCGGTTATGCACCTTTGCTTGGGGGTTATGGATTGGGTGGTTTTCAGTATTGGTGTCGCGTCGAAAAAAGTCAAGTGAGGGTGTTTTTTTTGTGGGGGTATAGTGGTTGCCTTGATGGAGGTATTCGTAGTGCTTTCGGGGGACGTGGCGATGGTAGGCTTTCGCTCCGAGTTCACGTTCAGATGTTGGGATGTTTTGAGAGAGGGGCGTTACCGCCGTTCGCGATGGAAGGTTCCCGCTGGGCGGCTCGGTGCCTTCTCTGGCGGTGCAGATGGCGGTCCGGCGGGGGGCTCGGTCTCATGATTGATCACATCTCCTCCATCAGCTGCCTCGCAATCAAAAAACTCTGCTCCAACTCCAGCAGTTGAGCCCAGCCGCGGCCCAGCACCTGCCAGCCCGCAGGGCCATTGTCTTTGATGTGCCCGCCCAGCGAGGCGACCGCTGCCATGATGCGTCCGGCGGTGGCTTTTCGCTTCATGATTTTGGGGCGTTTCATTCCAAGATCGCGAGCTGTGCGGGGGGGATCCAACCGCTGGCTTCGACGTCTTCGTGGTTGCGACCCAGGTAGCAGATCACAAGCAGATTCCAGGCGACCATCGTCTTGACGCTCAACGCGGCAAGCTGTGTCTGGGCGCTTCGATGCTGCAATTTGGAGTAGGTCGCGACGGTCTTAAGTGCCTTAAAATGATCCGCAATCTGCCATTGGGTGCGGTGCCGGTCGACGATTTTCCAGCAGTCCTCGTCGGTGTCGATCGGGCGGTCGGTGACAAGCAGCCAGCGCACCGGATCTTCGTTTTTTGGCGTGCGAATCTCGCGGACCTCGACGACGTTGACACCAAAACGCGCGGGAGAGTTTGCCGCCGGAAGATTGTCGGGGCGGCGAAGTTCCATCGGGGGGGCGCGGATCTTGAGGCGAGCGCTGCGGAAACGGCGAGCGCGGTGCGACTTGCTGGCCTTGCGTTTGGGGCGGGCGGAGAGCTCTACGGAGCGAGTCGTTTTCGACCACGCGACCTCGTCGAGAATCGTGTCAAGCGCCGCTTTCTCGCTGCGTTTTGGGCCGGTGGGGACGCTACGATCGCCGGTCATACGCACCACAAAACCGTCGCCAGAGAACACCATCGGAAAGAGCGTATTGAAGTCATCGCCCTCGCGATCCATGACGTGAATCACCTCGTCGACGCTTTCAAGCCTGGTCTCGGCAGCCTCGGCTGCGTCAAGCCATCGGGTCTGCTCGTTGTCCAGAAGACCGTTCTGCGCGCGCCAGAAATCAAGCGCCTCCTGGCCCTCAATCTGCGAGGCGTGCACGTAGGGTCGACTGGCCACAAGTCCAAGCGGCGCGCGAGTGCCGTCGGCGCTAACGGCCAGCGAGGCATGCCAGAGAAAGCCCTGCTGATTGGCCTGCAGGCGCGCCAAATTATCGCGGGAAGGCTCATCGTGAATGGCGTACGCAAACTCGAAGGTATCGTGCGCAACCAGCACGGTTTGCGTCGCCGTCGTTGCGACGGGAAGTCTTGTCAAAGTGCGGCTCAAGCAGGGTTTGGTGCTCGGCCGCATCGTTGCTCATCAGGCGATAGTACGCTTCGACCTCAGCGTGATTTTCCATCGCATCAGGAACCGATTTATCGTGCTACGCGGCCAGTCGTCCGGCGATTCTGACAAAGCTCTCGTTGCGCCGTTTATCGTCCAGATCCACGTCCTGAAGTTCATCGTTTAACGTCAGATCTGCCATCCTCGTCGTCGCTTCCATCGCGCTCGCCTTTCTCTTCGGGCCTCATCGCTGTCGTCCGTGGCCAGTCGAGCAAGTCGAGGCAGGTTGTGCAAGGTGCGCGTGGGAGGAGAAAGAGGAAGGCTGTGAGCGCGAGTGTTTATGCGGGGGTTAGGAGATGTGGGGGATCATGAGGGGCTCGGTGCCGCTGTAGTAAAGTCCGGCCGTCATCTTACGTGGTGCCGTGCGGGTTCCGCGTATTTAGGCATGTCAGGGGAGATGCACACATCTGTTCGCAGGGGCCGACTCTCGAGGGAGAGCGTCAGAATGTCTCTTCATCGCGCTGATAGGTGTCGGTCGGGCGAATCAAAGGGTCGTTTGTTAGGGTTGGGGGGGGGCGGGGTACCGAGCGGCGGCTAAGACCCGAGCCGGGGCGCGGTGGGGCGAAACCGGGGGATTCTGCCGTGGTGCGGAAGGTCTTAAGGGGAGCGGGCGTTGTGGTGGCGAGCGTGGCGCGCCGGTGTCGGGAAGGGCGATGGCGGGGCGCAGGTGCGTCGGGCGCCCGGGGCATTGACACCCGGGCCGCCTGCCCCTACAAGGGCGCCGAATGAGGCAATGTGAGAACGCAGGATAACTCCAAGGGAGCCAGACGTGCTGGATATACAGTTTGCGACCCCGGCGCTGGACCGCTCTGTGAGTCTGCGACGGCAGCTGACCGCGCAGGCGATGCAGGTTTTTGGGGGATGGGGCTACCGGGAGATTCAGATCCCTTTGCTGGAGCGCTTTGACGCGCTTCAGGGGGCGCTCGATGAGGATCAGGTGGCGCGCAGCTTTCGCTTTGTGGACCGCGGCGGCAACCTGATGGTGTTGCGGCCCGATGTGACCCCGGCGGTGGCCAAGACCTTTGCGTTTCAGCTCCGGGGGCTGCCGCTGCCGCTGCGGGTGAGCTACGCCAATAAGGTGGTGCGCATTGAGCGCAGCTTAAGTGGCGCGCAGGTCGAGAGTTACCAACTCGGCGCCGAGCTTATCGGGCGCGGCGGGGTGGTGGCCGATGTGGAGGTGCTCCTGGTGGTGCTCGAGGTGCTGGAGCGTCTGGGGTTGAAGCGCTTCCATATCAACCTGGCCGACCATCAGCTGGCGCATCACCTGCTCAAGGCGACCGGGGCGCCCCGGCGGATCCGCGAGGATGTGGAGGAGGCGATTCTGGCGCGCGACCCCGACGAGGTGCGCACGATTCTGGAGGGGCTGGGCACGCGCAAACCCTACATCGACTCGATCGCGGTGTTGGCCGGCCTGGAAGGCGGGTTGCAACAGCTGGACTGGATCGAGAAGACCCTGCCCAACGAGATCGAGCTGATTCGCCGGGTGCACTACCTGCGCGATGTGGAGCGTACCCTGGCGGAGTTGGGGTACGGCAAGAAGGTGCGCATCGACCTCGGTGAAATCGACGGCCCGGGCTACTATACGGGCATCGGCTTTAGCGTGGTGAGCGAGGGGGCCAGCCGGCGGCTGGCCCGGGGCGGGCGCTACGATACGTTGATCGGGCGTTTCGGGGCGGAGACCCCGGCGGTGGGGTTCTCGTTTTCGCTGGAGACGCTGGTGGAGCTGCTGCACCCCAAGGTCGCCCAGGGCGCGCGTCAGCGGCGCTCCCATGAGGTGGTCGCCGTCCGGGAGAGCGACCCGGTGCTGGGGTTTGAAGAGGTGCTGGAGCGGCGTCGCAATAATCTGCCCACGCGGGTGATCGCCCGCTCGGAGGATCGATGATGACACAGCGACAGACCTTAAGGCTTGCGCTGCCGATGAGCGCGGAGCTCAACGCGATTGTGGCGCAGTTTCGGGCCTGCGGCTTTCAGCTTCCCGAGCTGGATATGCCGGGGCTCCATCATGTGGGCGATCCGCTGGGGTGCGGGTTTGAGTTCGAGGTGTTTCCGCTGGCGCCGGCTGATGTCGGCACCTACGTCGAGCACGCGATCAGCCACCTGGGGGTGATGAGCACCGACCTGTTAAATGAGACCGGGGTCGAGGTGTGGCGCCCTTACACCTTCCCCTTTGGGCGATACCCGTTGATTCTGGCGGCGCCCAAGGGGGAGAGTTTCGGGAGCCTCTCCTCGCGGCCCCAGGCGCGCATCGCCACGCCCTATCCGCAGCTGGCGCGGGAGGTCTTTGCGCATCGCGGGATGAGCGTGGAGGTGGTCAACGTCAGCGATACCTACACCGCGTGTCTGCTGGGGCTGGCCGATGCCTTCATCGATCGTCTGGTGGATCCGGCGCCGATGCATGAGCACGACTTTCGGGCGTTGGAGGTGCTGGGCTACAGCCAGCTGAAGCTGGTAGTGAACCGGGCGCTGGGCTCGCGTCGGCGCATCGCGATTCAGTCGCTGGTGGCCTGTCTCCAGGCCCAGAAGGTGGGGCCGCAGCCCCTGGTCGATATTCCCTTTGATGATGAAGACGAGCACGCCCCGGGCCCCTTTTTGGAGTGGGATGAGGATGGCGGTGGCGAGGTCGCCGGCTAACTCGGCGTACGCCCCGCGGTGAGCGCGCGTGAATGGTTTTGCCCGAGGAGGTTGGGCGGCCGCGGTGTTTGCGAAAAAAACGTGAGAAGAAAAGGCATAAAAAAGGGGCGCCCCTAAAGGGTGCCCCTTTTTTATGCGTGTGCGAAGTGTTCAATCAAAGAGGGAGCGCTCGCGGAGGCGGTCGGCGTAGAGCTGGATCCAGGTGGCCTCGTGGTAGCGTCCGCGGGCGCGGAGGATCTCGGCCAGGTGGTCGTTGATCTCCACCAGCCCCTGTGTGTCACCGGGGAGGGCGCGCAGCGCTCGCCGGATCTCTTTCTCGGCGGTGTCCAGATCGCCCTGGCGGAAGTGGAGCCAGCCCAGGGTGTCGATGTAGCTGGCGTTCCGCTCGCCAGCCAGGGCCATGGCGCGGTTGACCAGGTCGAGGCCCTGGTCGGTGTGCTTGTTGGTGGTGGCGTAGAGGTAGGCCAGGTTGTTCATGGCGATCGGCAGGGGGCTCTGCTCGGGGCTGGTGACGAGCGAGCTGGTGATGACGTCGCGGTAGATGTCGTAGGCCGCGTCCGGGGCGTGGGCCTCGTTGACGGAGGCGAATTGGGCGGTGACGTCGGACCAGGTGATGCGGGCGGTGCGGTGGAGGTGGGGCAGGTGCTCGTCGAGGAAGCGGATGGTGGTGAATCGGCCCCGTCCCGGGGAAGCGCGCACGGCGGCCAGCAGGACGAGCTGCAGGTTTTGGGCGGCCAGATTCGGGGCGGTCGCCGGCGTGGCGACTAAGGTCGCCATCAGGGAAACGGCATGCACGGGGTCGCTACCTTCGAAGGCGGCGACGAGCCCGTCGTAGAGGACGCTGATCGAGGGGAGGCCGTCGGCCATGGCGTCGATGAGATCGTCGGCGCTGGCCTGACCCAGGCCAAGTTGCGCGGTGAGCCGGGCCGCGCGCCGGGTGGCGTCTTCATCGGGGAGGGCCGGGCCCAGCGCGTGGAGCGCGGGCTGGTAGTGGCGGCGGCGGTAGAGTTTGCGGGCGATGGTCAGGCGGAGCGCGGCGGCGTTGGGCGTGCGATCGAGGCGCTCCAGCCAGTGGTCGGCGCGCTCGGGAAAGCCCAGGGCCAGCTCAGCGGCCGCGAAGCTGCTCAGGTGCAGGGGGCTGAGCGCCTGTCCTTCGAGCGCCGGGGCAACGACCCTGGCCAGCTCCACATCGAGGAACTCGTTTTCGAGCAGGACGATGAGTCCGTCGATGGCGGTGAGTTGAGCGCCGGTCTGGTCGATGTAGTTCCGTATCTGGGTGCGGGCCTCCTCAATGTCGCCGGTGCGCAGGAGGAGCTCGATGCGGGCGAGCTTCCACTTGAGCGCCGCCGGCGCCAGACGCTGGAGGCCGTCGAGGATCGTCAGGGGGATGGCCGGTTCGGGGGCCGAGAGCGCCCGGGATAGGGCGTCCTGGAGGGACTTGCCGGCGTTGTCGTCGGTTCTGAGAATGGGATCGATCAGCGCGCGGACCTGGTCCACGTCGCCCTGGTAGATGGCCGAGTTCAGGGCGCGGGTCAGCGCGTGCCCCACCGGGGTGAGGTCGGCATCGTGGATTGCCAGGGAGTGAGCGCTCTCGCTGTAGCCCAGGTTATGCAGCGTGTCGATGAGGTTCTGGCGGGCCAGTTGGGGGTCGGCGGTGACCTGGAGGAAGGCGTCGGTGGCCTGGCTGACCTGGTCCTCGGAGGCTCCCCGTGCGCGCAGGATGGCGAGCTGGCCCGAGAAGATGCGGAGGTTGCCCGGGGAGCGCTCCCGGGCGGCGTTGAGCAGCGCGCTGGCGCGCTCCAGTTCGCTGAACGCGAGCAGGTCTTGGGCCAGCGCCAGGGCGGCGTCCTGGTCGTGGTCGGAGCTGGCGAGCCAGGCGTCGGTGGCCTGATCGGCTCCCCGGGTGTCGCCGCGCAGGAGCGCGGCGCGCAGGCGCAGGCGACTGGCGCGGGGGGCGTTTTGGAGGGCATCGGGGAGCGTGTCAAGGTGGGCCAGGGCGTCGTCCACGTAGCCCTGGGAGGCGATGGCCTCCAGCGCGCCCAGGATGGCGTCTTCGGTGACGACGCTGGCCTGGCGACCACCGAAGTTGGCTCCCTGCAGCCCCTGGAGCCAGGCCAGATGTCGGTCGATCTCGGCCCGGGAGGTTGCGATGTCGCCGTGGCTATCCAGGTCGTGAAGGATCTTCAGCGGGAAGGCCCCGGCGGTGTGGGTGTGGCGAGCGGCCACGTCGTCGAGGAGGCGTGCGACCAGGTCGGGGCGTTGGGTGAGGTTCAGGCGTAACACCGCGCTGTCGATGGCGGCCGAGGGCTGAGGGCTTTCCAGGACACTGCGGAGAAGGTGTTGGAATCCCTCCTCGACCTGGCGGTTGAGGATCAGGGTATGGGCGAGCTGCCCGCGGTAGGTGGTGTCGCCGGCGTCGACGGCGGCGCGCAGGTAGGCCATGGCCTCCGAGGTGCGTCCCATGCGCAGGAAGGCATCGCCCAGCGGTCCAATAAAGCGCTCGTTGGAGCGTTCCAGGGGATCGACCACCCGGCGCAGCGCCTGGGCCGGATCGGAGAGGGCGGCGCCCGGGGTAGCGGAGACCTGTCGGTTCAGGAGCAGGGCGGAGGCCGTGGCGGGATCGCCCTCGCTCATCTCGGTAGTGATGAGCTCGTTGCTGAGCGCGTAGTGGCCGCTTTGATCCAGGCGGTTGACGACTTCGAAGAGGGGGAGCCCGTGGGTCTGGACCTTCTCGACCCAGGCTCGTGCCCGCGCCGGATCGCCGGTGAGGAGGTCGGGGTGCGCGCGACCGATGGGCGGGGCGCTGAGGTGTTGGGCGCTGGGAGCGTGGGCGCCGAGGAGGGCCTCGACGTGGCCTTCATAGCCGGCGGCGGCCAGAGTCTGGCTCAGGTCCCGGAGATGTGCGGGATCGCAGGTGTCGGGATCTTCCCGGCAAAAGGCGGCATCTTCCAGGGCGGCATCGACCGCGCCGGCGCGGGCATGGAGCCGGGCGCGGGAGAGGCGCAGGGAGCGTTCACCCGGCAGGCGCGCGATGCCCTGATTGAGCATGGGGATGGCGCGGTCGAGCTGGCCGTGGTTGGCCAGAAAGTCGGCGGCGGCGATCCAGGCTTCGGCGCGGGCGCTCTTGGTGGCCCAGGCGGTCAGGAGCTCGGTGGCTTGATCGGTGCGACCGGCCCGGAAGTGGTTGAGGGCGATGAGGTAGGTCTGTTCGCCGGGCCCCATGGTGGCGATGCGTTCGAGCTGGGTGATGGCGGAGTCCCACATCCCGGCGTTCTCCAGCACGCTTAAGACCATCTGTCGGGCCACCAGGGTGTTGGAAGCGCCGGCCAGGTAGGAGTCGATCAGCGCGTCGATTTCATCGAGGCGATCCTGGCTGCGGTAGAGCGTGGCGAGCATCGTGAAGGCCTGGCGGCGGGCGGTCTCGTTGGCCGAGGCGAAGGCGTAGTTGAGGTAGGGTTCGGCAGCGGTGTAGCGCTGATGTTCAACGAGGAGTTCGGCGATGGTGATGGTCGGATTGAGGCTGCGAGAGGCGTCGCGGTGGAATTGTTCGAGGAGGGTTTCGGCGCGTTGATGTTGGCCCAGCTCCAGGAGGGCCTCGGCGTAGGCGAACATCAGCTCGGCGGGCCGGACGCCGGCCTTAAGCGCCTGTTCAAAGGCCGGGGCGGCGACCTCGAAGTAGTGGGCGCGATGCCAGCGCTCAGCCAGCGAGCGCCAGTCGGAGGAGGGGGCGGCGAGCTTCAGCGCGCGGCGGTAGTGCTTCAGCGCGCGGCGGCGGAAGGCGGCGGCGTCCTGCTCGGAGGCGCCGCGTTGCACGGCGTCGTAGACGTCGCCCAGGGCCATGCTCGACTCAAAATCATCGCGCCCCGCAAAGATGCGATGGGCCAGCGGGAGTGCGGCGGTGGCACGCTCTCGGGCGAGCAAGAGGCGCAGGATTCTGTCGAAGGCCGCCCGGGGTTGTTCGGCGCGTTCGATGAAGAGGACCAGGGTGTCGATCCCCTGCTGATCGCGGCCGGTTAAAAAGTAGTGGTCGGAGAGCTGTTCGGCGAAGCGCCAGGCGTTGGGCTGGGCGTCGACGAGCGCGACCAGGGTCGCCTCAATGCGGGCCGGCATGGCGGCCTGACGGTAGTGGGCCAGGGCGTGTTGCAGGGCGTTGCTGCGCAGTTCGGGTTCGATGGCCTCCAGGTAGGTGTCGAGGGCCTGGCTCATCGCCGAGTAGCGGGCCTGTTCCAGGTGGATGGAGGCGATGTTGAGCCAGGAGTGGGCGTTTCCGCCACGGGCCGAGCGTTGGTAGAAGTGCAGGGCCCGGCCCGGCTCCCCGAAGCGGGCAAAACGGGTCGCTACCAGGAGGATATCGGCGTCCTGGTTCCCGCGGGCGTCGATCCAGGCTTCGAAGGCGGCCTCGGCATCGGAGGGTCGTCCCCAGGCCATGTAGAGGCCGGCCAGATGCTGGGCGACGACGATGTTCTGGTGTTGTTGATCGCCGAGGCGCCGCAGGATGGCGCGGGCTTCTTCAAAGAAGCGTTCGTGCTGGAGTTGCGTGGCAATCTCCAGCGTGGGTTCCACGCGGTGATCCACGGCTTTGAGGTAGGCGTAGAAGGCCTCGAGCATGGCCTCGCGCTCTTTGAGTTCTAAGAGCACCAGGCCGAGTGCGCGGTAGGCCATGGGATCGGTCTGGGGATACTGGAGCGCGCGCTCGTAGAGGGAGCGCGCCAGCTCGAAGTTGTTGCGCTCATGAGCCCAGC
It includes:
- a CDS encoding ATP phosphoribosyltransferase regulatory subunit — translated: MLDIQFATPALDRSVSLRRQLTAQAMQVFGGWGYREIQIPLLERFDALQGALDEDQVARSFRFVDRGGNLMVLRPDVTPAVAKTFAFQLRGLPLPLRVSYANKVVRIERSLSGAQVESYQLGAELIGRGGVVADVEVLLVVLEVLERLGLKRFHINLADHQLAHHLLKATGAPRRIREDVEEAILARDPDEVRTILEGLGTRKPYIDSIAVLAGLEGGLQQLDWIEKTLPNEIELIRRVHYLRDVERTLAELGYGKKVRIDLGEIDGPGYYTGIGFSVVSEGASRRLARGGRYDTLIGRFGAETPAVGFSFSLETLVELLHPKVAQGARQRRSHEVVAVRESDPVLGFEEVLERRRNNLPTRVIARSEDR
- a CDS encoding tetratricopeptide repeat protein: MMKLLARRRSYALGWLLATTLLAGCAHDLQRGQDALNAGDFPRAEALARQELEREPDSPTASLLLAEALAGRGDHQGALQPALRAENSGEFGERAAALVARIYEALNDASEAALAYLRARQHAPSALDDAQMVALLERGITHAEVRRQYNLLIQLRPALRALAPEHPAADRDKERTEILSRSYDLTQRDKSVEAIELLEDALATDPSFEQAAGELGSYYASLDLKEQALRIWHTTAAEFDEPSRRQEILSRFAQRAVDANAPGVAVELLNEAIALLTAPDEELPPLYQRLASAHLSLNQPDRAEEALRASLNARTSPPNAATYTELARLAINEGAPELALTLLLEAPETLAPDWAFTSTLGNLLAARARLDEVEALLNRFVEANPPAHLSLRHAAGWAHERNNFELARSLYERALQYPQTDPMAYRALGLVLLELKEREAMLEAFYAYLKAVDHRVEPTLEIATQLQHERFFEEARAILRRLGDQQHQNIVVAQHLAGLYMAWGRPSDAEAAFEAWIDARGNQDADILLVATRFARFGEPGRALHFYQRSARGGNAHSWLNIASIHLEQARYSAMSQALDTYLEAIEPELRSNALQHALAHYRQAAMPARIEATLVALVDAQPNAWRFAEQLSDHYFLTGRDQQGIDTLVLFIERAEQPRAAFDRILRLLLARERATAALPLAHRIFAGRDDFESSMALGDVYDAVQRGASEQDAAAFRRRALKHYRRALKLAAPSSDWRSLAERWHRAHYFEVAAPAFEQALKAGVRPAELMFAYAEALLELGQHQRAETLLEQFHRDASRSLNPTITIAELLVEHQRYTAAEPYLNYAFASANETARRQAFTMLATLYRSQDRLDEIDALIDSYLAGASNTLVARQMVLSVLENAGMWDSAITQLERIATMGPGEQTYLIALNHFRAGRTDQATELLTAWATKSARAEAWIAAADFLANHGQLDRAIPMLNQGIARLPGERSLRLSRARLHARAGAVDAALEDAAFCREDPDTCDPAHLRDLSQTLAAAGYEGHVEALLGAHAPSAQHLSAPPIGRAHPDLLTGDPARARAWVEKVQTHGLPLFEVVNRLDQSGHYALSNELITTEMSEGDPATASALLLNRQVSATPGAALSDPAQALRRVVDPLERSNERFIGPLGDAFLRMGRTSEAMAYLRAAVDAGDTTYRGQLAHTLILNRQVEEGFQHLLRSVLESPQPSAAIDSAVLRLNLTQRPDLVARLLDDVAARHTHTAGAFPLKILHDLDSHGDIATSRAEIDRHLAWLQGLQGANFGGRQASVVTEDAILGALEAIASQGYVDDALAHLDTLPDALQNAPRASRLRLRAALLRGDTRGADQATDAWLASSDHDQDAALALAQDLLAFSELERASALLNAARERSPGNLRIFSGQLAILRARGASEDQVSQATDAFLQVTADPQLARQNLIDTLHNLGYSESAHSLAIHDADLTPVGHALTRALNSAIYQGDVDQVRALIDPILRTDDNAGKSLQDALSRALSAPEPAIPLTILDGLQRLAPAALKWKLARIELLLRTGDIEEARTQIRNYIDQTGAQLTAIDGLIVLLENEFLDVELARVVAPALEGQALSPLHLSSFAAAELALGFPERADHWLERLDRTPNAAALRLTIARKLYRRRHYQPALHALGPALPDEDATRRAARLTAQLGLGQASADDLIDAMADGLPSISVLYDGLVAAFEGSDPVHAVSLMATLVATPATAPNLAAQNLQLVLLAAVRASPGRGRFTTIRFLDEHLPHLHRTARITWSDVTAQFASVNEAHAPDAAYDIYRDVITSSLVTSPEQSPLPIAMNNLAYLYATTNKHTDQGLDLVNRAMALAGERNASYIDTLGWLHFRQGDLDTAEKEIRRALRALPGDTQGLVEINDHLAEILRARGRYHEATWIQLYADRLRERSLFD